A portion of the Tamandua tetradactyla isolate mTamTet1 chromosome 16, mTamTet1.pri, whole genome shotgun sequence genome contains these proteins:
- the SLC12A4 gene encoding solute carrier family 12 member 4 isoform X2: MAAEGTLCSFIYLEGSIWAAPEDTEPLVPGTLGIPGHGSHRESSPFLCPLEASRGSDYYDKNLALFEEELDIRPKVSSLLGKLVSYTNLTQGAKEHEEAESGEGTHQRAAKAPSMGTLMGVYLPCLQNIFGVILFLRLTWMVGTAGVLQALLIVLICCCCTLLTAISMSAIATNGVVPAGGSYFMISRSLGPEFGGAVGLCFYLGTTFAAAMYILGAIEILLTYIAPPAAIFYPTGAHDTSSATLNNMRIYGTIFLTLMTLVVFVGVKYVNKFASLFLACVIISILSIYAGGIKSIFYPPEFPVCMLGNRTLAQDQFDVCAKTTVVDNETVATRLWSLFCHSPNLTTDSCDPYFLLNNVTEISGIPGAAAGVLQENLWSAYLEKGEVVEKRGLPSRDALSLKESLPLYVVADIATSFTVLVGIFFPSVTGIMAGSNRSGDLRDAQKSIPVGTILAIVTTSLVYFSSVVLFGACIEGVVLRDKYGDGVSRNLVVGTLAWPSPWVIVIGSFFSTCGAGLQSLTGAPRLLQAIAKDNIIPFLRVFGHGKANGEPTWALLLTALMAELGILIASLDMVAPILSMFFLMCYLFVNLACAVQTLLRTPNWRPRFKYYHWALSFLGMSLCLALMFVSSWYYALVAMLIAGMIYKYIEYQGAEKEWGDGIRGLSLSAARYALLRLEEGPPHTKNWRPQLLVLLKLDEDLHVKYPRLLTFASQLKAGKGLTIVGSVIQGSFLESYGEAQAAEQTIKNMMEIEKVKGFCQVVVASKVREGLAHLIQSCGLGGMRHNSVVLGWPYGWRQSEDPRAWKTFIDTVRCTTAAHLALLVPKNIAFYPSNHERYLEGHIDVWWIVHDGGMLMLLPFLLRQHKVWRKCRMRIFTVAQMDDNSIQMKKDLAVFLYHLRLEAEVEVVEMHNSDISAYTYERTLMMEQRSQMLRQMRLTKTEREREAQLVKDRHSALRLESLYSDEEDESASGADKIQMTWTRDKYKAAEPWDPSHAPENFRELVHIKPDQSNVRRMHTAVKLNEVIVTRSHDARLVLLNMPGPPKNSEGDENYMEFLEVLTEGLERVLLVRGGGREVITIYS; the protein is encoded by the exons ATGGCGGCTGAAGGCACCCTGTGCAGCTTCATCTATCTAGAGGGCTCTATCTGGGCGGCCCCGGAAGACACAGAGCCCTTGGTGCCTGGGACTCTGGGTATTCCAG GGCATGGCAGCCACAGAGAGAGCAGCCCTTTCCTTTGCCCGTTGGAGGCTTCCAGAGGAAGTGACTACTATGACAAGAACCTGGCACTGTTTGAG GAAGAGCTGGACATCCGCCCCAAAGTGTCATCTCTCCTGGGCAAGCTTGTCAGCTACACCAACCTCACACAAGGTGCCAAGGAGCATGAGGAGGCTGAGAGTGGGGAGGGCACCCACCAGAGAGCAGCCAAG GCGCCCAGCATGGGCACCCTCATGGGGGTGTACCTGCCCTGCCTACAGAACATCTTCGGGGTCATCCTCTTCCTGCGGCTGACCTGGATGGTGGGCACGGCCGGCGTGCTGCAGGCCCTCCTCATAGTCCTCATCTGCTGCTGCTGT ACCCTGCTGACGGCCATCTCCATGAGCGCCATCGCCACCAATGGCGTGGTTCCAG CGGGGGGCTCCTATTTCATGATCTCCCGCTCACTTGGGCCAGAGTTTGGAGGTGCTGTGGGCCTGTGCTTCTACCTGGGAACAACATTTGCAGCAGCCATGTACATCCTGGGGGCCATCGAGATCTTGCTG ACCTACATTGCCCCACCAGCTGCCATTTTTTACCCCACGGGCGCTCACGACACATCGAGTGCCACCTTGAACAACATGCGGATATACGGGACCATTTTTCTGACATTGATGACACTGGTGGTATTTGTTGGCGTCAAATATGTGAACAAATTTGCCTCACTTTTCCTGGCCTGTGTGATCATCTCCATCCTCTCTATCTATGCTGGGGGCATCAAGTCTATTTTTTACCCTCCTGAGTTTCC GGTATGTATGCTGGGTAACAGGACCCTGGCCCAGGACCAGTTTGATGTCTGTGCCAAGACAACTGTGGTGGACAATGAGACAGTAGCCACCCGGCTATGGAGCCTCTTCTGCCACAGCCCAAACCTCACCACTGACTCCTGTGACCCCTACTTCCTGCTCAACAATGTGACTGAGATCTCCGGCATCCCCGGTGCAGCTGCTGGCGTGCTCCAGG AAAACCTATGGAGCGCCTACCTGGAGAAGGGTGAGGTCGTGGAGAAGCGCGGGCTGCCCTCCAGGGATGCCCTTAGCCTGAAGGAGAGTCTGCCCTTGTACGTGGTGGCTGACATCGCCACATCCTTCACCGTGCTGGTCGGCATCTTCTTCCCCTCTGTAACAG GCATCATGGCTGGGTCAAACCGCTCCGGGGACCTCCGTGACGCCCAGAAGTCCATCCCAGTGGGGACCATTCTGGCCATTGTTACAACCTCCCTCGTGT ACTTCAGCAGTGTGGTTCTGTTTGGTGCCTGCATCGAGGGTGTGGTACTTCGGGACAA GTATGGTGATGGCGTCAGTAGGAACCTGGTGGTGGGCACACTGGCCTGGCCTTCGCCTTGGGTCATCGTCATTGGCTCCTTCTTCTCAACCTGCGGTGCTGGTCTGCAGAGCCTCACAGGAGCACCACGGCTGCTGCAGGCTATCGCCAAAGATAACATTATACCCTTCCTCCGG GTATTTGGCCATGGGAAGGCCAATGGTGAACCAACATGGGCGCTCCTCCTGACAGCACTGATGGCGGAACTTGGCATCCTCATCGCCTCTCTTGACATGGTGGCCCCCATTCTATCCAT GTTCTTTCTGATGTGTTACCTGTTTGTGAACTTGGCCTGTGCGGTGCAGACTCTCCTGAGGACCCCTAATTGGAGGCCCCGGTTCAAGTACTATCACTG GGCATTGTCCTTCCTGGGCATGAGCCTCTGCCTGGCCCTGATGTTTGTCTCTTCCTGGTACTACGCTCTAGTTGCCATGCTCATTGCAGGCATGATCTACAAGTACATTGAGTACCAAGG GGCTGAGAAGGAATGGGGTGATGGGATCCGAGGCCTGTCCTTGAGTGCTGCTCGCTATGCTCTGTTACGGCTAGAGGAGGGGCCTCCTCACACCAAGAACTGGCG GCCTCAGCTGCTGGTGCTGCTGAAGCTCGATGAGGACCTTCATGTGAAATACCCCCGGCTCCTCACCTTTGCTTCCCAGCTTAAGGCTGGCAAGGGCCTGACCATCGTCGGTTCTGTCATTCAGGGCAGCTTCTTGGAGAGCTATGGCGAGGCCCAAGCTGCCGAGCAG ACAATCAAGAACATGATGGAGATTGAGAAAGTGAAGGGCTTCTGCCAGGTGGTGGTAGCCAGCAAGGTGCGTGAGGGGCTGGCACACCTCATCCAGTCCTGTGGCCTGGGCGGTATGAGGCATAACTCGGTGGTGCTTGGCTGGCCCTATGGCTGGCGGCAGAGTGAGGACCCACGAGCCTGGAAGACCTTTATTG ACACCGTGCGCTGCACCACAGCTGCCCATCTGGCCCTGCTTGTGCCCAAGAACATCGCCTTCTACCCCAGCAACCACGAGCGCTACCTGGAGGGCCACATCGACGTGTGGTGGATCGTGCATGACGGCGGCATGCTCATGTTGCTGCCTTTCCTGCTGCGCCAGCACAAG GTTTGGAGGAAGTGCCGCATGCGCATCTTCACGGTGGCCCAGATGGACGACAACAGTATCCAGATGAAGAAGGACCTGGCTGTCTTCCTGTACCACCTCCGCCTCGAGGCCGAGGTTGAGGTAGTGGAGATG CACAACAGTGACATCTCTGCCTATACCTACGAGCGGACACTGATGATGGAGCAGCGGTCCCAGATGCTGCGGCAGATGAGGCTGACCAAGACTGAGCGGGAACGTGAA GCCCAACTGGTCAAGGACCGGCACTCAGCCCTGCGGCTGGAGAGTCTGTACTCGGACGAGGAGGATGAGTCTGCATCAGGGGCTGACAAGATCCAGATGACATGGACCCGGGACAAGTACAAGGCTGCGGAGCCCTGGGACCCCAGCCATGCTCCTGAGAACTTCCGAGAACTGGTGCATATTAAGCC GGACCAGTCCAATGTACGGCGCATGCACACAGCCGTAAAGCTCAATGAAGTCATTGTCACACGCTCCCACGATGCCCGCCTGGTCCTATTGAACATGCCTGGCCCACCCAAGAACAGCGAGGGTGATGAGAACT ACATGGAGTTCTTAGAGGTGCTGACTGAGGGCCTCGAGCGTGTGCTGCTGGTACGGGGTGGTGGCCGCGAAGTCATCACCATCTACTCCTGA